Proteins encoded together in one Cellulomonas gilvus ATCC 13127 window:
- a CDS encoding thymidylate synthase encodes MTTPSAAPAAPVATPYEDLLRLVLETGTAKSDRTGTGTRSVFGHQMRFDLSAGFPLVTTKRVHLRSVVHELLWFLRGDSNVRWLQEHGVRIWDEWADADGELGPVYGVQWRSWPTPDGGHVDQLAQLVENLRTDPDSRRHVVSAWNVAELDAMALMPCHALFQFYVADGRLSCQLYQRSADLFLGVPFNVASYALLTHMVAQQVGLDVGDFVWTGGDCHIYDNHVDQVREQLTRTPYPAPTLRLRRAASLFDYTFEDVEVVGYQHHPTIKAPIAV; translated from the coding sequence ATGACCACCCCCTCCGCCGCGCCCGCGGCACCCGTCGCGACCCCGTACGAGGACCTGCTGCGGCTGGTGCTCGAGACCGGGACGGCGAAGTCGGACCGCACGGGCACGGGGACGCGCTCGGTGTTCGGGCACCAGATGCGGTTCGACCTGTCCGCGGGCTTCCCGCTCGTCACCACCAAGCGCGTGCACCTGAGGTCCGTGGTCCACGAGCTCCTGTGGTTCCTGCGCGGCGACTCCAACGTCCGGTGGCTGCAGGAGCACGGCGTGCGGATCTGGGACGAGTGGGCCGACGCGGACGGCGAGCTCGGCCCCGTGTACGGCGTGCAGTGGCGCTCGTGGCCCACGCCGGACGGCGGCCACGTCGACCAGCTCGCGCAGCTCGTCGAGAACCTGCGCACCGACCCCGACTCGCGGCGCCACGTCGTGTCGGCCTGGAACGTCGCCGAGCTCGACGCGATGGCGCTCATGCCGTGCCACGCGCTGTTCCAGTTCTACGTCGCGGACGGCCGGCTCTCCTGCCAGCTGTACCAGCGCTCGGCGGACCTGTTCCTGGGCGTGCCGTTCAACGTCGCGTCGTACGCGCTGCTCACCCACATGGTGGCCCAGCAGGTGGGGCTCGACGTGGGGGACTTCGTGTGGACGGGCGGTGACTGCCACATCTACGACAACCACGTCGACCAGGTGCGCGAGCAGCTCACGCGCACGCCGTACCCCGCGCCCACGCTGCGGCTGCGCCGAGCGGCGTCGCTGTTCGACTACACGTTCGAGGACGTCGAGGTCGTCGGCTACCAGCACCACCCCACGATCAAGGCGCCGATCGCCGTATGA
- a CDS encoding DNA translocase FtsK, which yields MATRTTPRSRAGAPAARSAGTSAAGSSGRARPAGSRPSGRAPAPAPRRPALPLRIVKGMWMGGAHLVGGAARRVGSDARDLDPAHRRDGLAFTLLGLAIVVAAREWWSLSGSAGDVVHNVVAGTFGVVGVVVPLLLLAFAVRLMRHPERTRANGRMGIGLTAILLAVCGLVQVGRGLPGTDDFEALRGAGGVLGYIVGTPLATLVTSAVAVILLLLLAFFGVLVVTATPVHQIVPRLRSVYQRLTGQKDGEQDEPDDDAPLVINAGHTAFDEPEEAPRRRRGLLGRRRAEAPAEPDEDALDAYAGDEAFERAAVVARRSRAGAPVDGATQILDAEPATEPTAVVEATTAVAPGRDSATDDTLTPPVTAGVPRGEQPMLEGDVLYTLPSEDSLAKGAPHKVRSAANDRVVESLTSVLDQFEIDAKVTGFTRGPTVTRYEVELGPGIKVERVTALSKNIAYAVASADVRILSPIPGKSAIGIEIPNTDRETVSLGDVLRSAAAKRSDHPMVIGVGKDVEGGYVTANLAKMPHLLVAGATGAGKSSFVNSMIVSILMRSTPDQVRMVLVDPKRVELTIYEGIPHLITPIITNPKKAAEALEWVVREMEARYDDLAMFGFKHVDDFNAAVRAGKVKPLPGSERKIATYPYLLVIVDELADLMMVAPRDVEASIQRITQLARAAGIHLVLATQRPSVDVVTGLIKANVPSRLAFATSSLTDSRVVLDQPGAEKLIGQGDALFLPMGAAKPMRTQGAWVAESEIHAVVAHVKKQLKPSYRQDVTVAPAKKQVDDDIGDDLDLLLQAAELVVTSQFGSTSMLQRKLRVGFAKAGRLMDLLESREIVGPSEGSKAREVLVQPDDLPGTLAMLRGDPGGELDEPGPGGPPVATDYHDDLEDEDQDWSGGRR from the coding sequence ATGGCGACCCGTACGACTCCCCGGTCGCGCGCGGGCGCTCCCGCTGCGCGCAGCGCCGGCACATCCGCGGCCGGGTCGTCGGGCCGTGCGCGCCCGGCCGGATCGCGGCCGTCGGGCCGTGCCCCGGCACCGGCCCCTCGTCGTCCCGCGCTGCCGTTGCGCATCGTCAAGGGCATGTGGATGGGCGGCGCCCACCTGGTGGGCGGCGCGGCGCGGCGGGTCGGCAGCGACGCGCGGGACCTGGACCCGGCGCACCGCCGGGACGGCCTGGCGTTCACGCTCCTGGGCCTGGCGATCGTGGTGGCGGCCCGCGAGTGGTGGTCGCTGTCCGGCAGCGCCGGTGACGTGGTGCACAACGTGGTCGCCGGCACGTTCGGCGTGGTGGGCGTGGTGGTCCCGCTCCTGCTGCTCGCGTTCGCGGTGCGGCTCATGCGGCACCCGGAGCGCACGCGGGCGAACGGCCGGATGGGCATCGGGCTGACGGCGATCCTGCTGGCGGTCTGCGGGCTGGTCCAGGTCGGGCGTGGTCTACCGGGGACGGACGACTTCGAGGCGCTGCGTGGCGCGGGCGGTGTGCTGGGGTACATCGTCGGGACGCCGTTGGCGACGCTCGTGACGTCGGCGGTCGCGGTGATCCTGCTGCTGCTGCTGGCGTTCTTCGGCGTGCTCGTCGTGACGGCGACGCCCGTGCACCAGATCGTGCCGCGCCTGCGCTCGGTGTACCAGCGGCTCACGGGCCAGAAGGACGGCGAGCAGGACGAGCCGGACGACGACGCGCCGCTGGTCATCAACGCGGGGCACACCGCGTTCGACGAGCCCGAGGAGGCACCGCGTCGTCGTCGCGGGCTCCTGGGCCGACGACGTGCCGAAGCGCCGGCCGAGCCCGACGAGGACGCGCTCGACGCGTACGCGGGTGACGAGGCGTTCGAGCGTGCGGCCGTGGTCGCGCGCCGCAGCCGGGCGGGTGCGCCCGTCGACGGCGCGACGCAGATCCTGGACGCCGAGCCCGCGACGGAGCCGACGGCCGTGGTCGAGGCCACGACGGCGGTCGCGCCGGGGCGGGACTCCGCGACGGACGACACGCTGACGCCCCCGGTGACCGCGGGTGTGCCGCGGGGTGAGCAGCCGATGCTCGAGGGCGACGTGCTGTACACGCTGCCCTCGGAGGACTCGCTCGCGAAGGGTGCGCCGCACAAGGTCCGCTCGGCCGCGAACGACCGCGTCGTCGAGTCGCTCACGAGCGTGCTCGACCAGTTCGAGATCGACGCCAAGGTCACGGGGTTCACGCGCGGCCCGACGGTGACGCGGTACGAGGTCGAGCTCGGGCCGGGCATCAAGGTCGAGCGCGTCACCGCGCTGTCCAAGAACATCGCGTACGCGGTCGCATCGGCGGACGTGCGGATCCTGTCTCCCATCCCGGGCAAGTCCGCGATCGGCATCGAGATCCCCAACACGGACCGCGAGACGGTCTCGCTGGGTGACGTGCTGAGGTCGGCCGCCGCCAAGCGCTCGGACCACCCGATGGTGATCGGCGTCGGCAAGGACGTCGAGGGCGGGTACGTCACGGCGAACCTCGCCAAGATGCCGCACCTGCTCGTGGCCGGGGCCACGGGTGCGGGCAAGTCGAGCTTCGTGAACTCGATGATCGTCTCGATCCTCATGCGCTCGACGCCCGACCAGGTGCGCATGGTCCTGGTCGACCCCAAGCGCGTCGAGCTGACGATCTACGAGGGCATCCCGCACCTCATCACCCCGATCATCACCAACCCGAAGAAGGCCGCGGAGGCCCTCGAGTGGGTGGTGCGGGAGATGGAGGCGCGGTACGACGACCTCGCGATGTTCGGGTTCAAGCACGTCGACGACTTCAACGCCGCCGTCCGCGCGGGCAAGGTCAAGCCACTGCCGGGCTCGGAGCGCAAGATCGCGACGTACCCGTACCTGCTGGTCATCGTCGACGAGCTCGCCGACCTGATGATGGTCGCGCCGCGCGACGTCGAGGCGTCGATCCAGCGCATCACGCAGCTCGCACGTGCCGCGGGCATCCACCTGGTGCTGGCGACGCAGCGTCCGTCGGTGGACGTCGTGACGGGTCTGATCAAGGCGAACGTGCCGTCCCGGCTGGCGTTCGCGACGAGCTCGTTGACCGACTCGCGCGTGGTGCTCGACCAGCCCGGGGCCGAGAAGCTCATCGGCCAGGGTGATGCGCTGTTCCTGCCGATGGGTGCGGCCAAGCCCATGCGCACGCAGGGCGCCTGGGTCGCGGAGTCCGAGATCCACGCGGTCGTCGCGCACGTCAAGAAGCAGCTCAAGCCGTCCTACCGGCAGGACGTCACGGTCGCCCCCGCCAAGAAGCAGGTCGACGACGACATCGGCGACGACCTCGACCTGCTGCTGCAGGCCGCCGAGCTCGTCGTGACGAGCCAGTTCGGCTCGACGTCGATGCTGCAGCGCAAGCTGCGCGTCGGCTTCGCCAAGGCCGGCCGCCTCATGGACCTGCTCGAGTCGCGCGAGATCGTCGGCCCGTCCGAGGGCTCCAAGGCCCGCGAGGTCCTGGTGCAGCCCGACGACCTGCCCGGCACGCTCGCGATGCTGCGCGGCGACCCGGGCGGCGAGCTCGACGAGCCGGGGCCTGGCGGCCCGCCGGTCGCGACCGACTACCACGACGACCTCGAGGACGAGGACCAGGACTGGTCCGGCGGCCGCCGGTGA
- a CDS encoding CapA family protein: MTRHARAHTRSPLLAGLLTLVLILACVGGAVAALRPWERDAATPPDAAPTTPARSTSPTPTPSPTPDPDAEMTIVAAGDVLPHLPVIASATRGGRVDFGPLLAPMAPWVEGADLALCHLEVPVAPPGSRPSGYPVFASPVEIAQGLADNGWDGCSTASNHSVDKGFAGVAATLDALDAAGLGHVGTARTEQEAARPQLYRLERAGQEVTVAHIAATYGTNGMPVDADKPWSVTRIDVPAMVAQAKQARADGADVVVASVHCCTEYQTPPTAEQEQVAQQLADSGEIDLYIGHHAHVPQPIVHLDGGPDGSGMWVAYGLGNFLSNQDGDCCTPKTDSGVLLTAHLSSPGAFAADGREAGPVRVTGVEWTPITVDRLGGHVVHALTDVVDGAGTLSARDAEQRTGRVTEAVGTAAPLRRTPGEPTGPAPEVVGRPNG; this comes from the coding sequence GTGACACGACACGCCCGCGCGCACACCCGATCACCGCTGCTCGCGGGGCTGCTCACGCTGGTCCTGATCCTGGCGTGCGTGGGCGGTGCGGTCGCAGCGCTGCGGCCGTGGGAGCGGGATGCGGCGACGCCGCCGGACGCCGCGCCCACCACACCCGCGCGCTCGACGAGCCCCACCCCGACCCCCTCGCCGACGCCGGACCCCGACGCCGAGATGACGATCGTCGCGGCGGGGGACGTGCTGCCGCACCTGCCGGTCATCGCGTCCGCGACCCGCGGTGGCCGCGTCGACTTCGGCCCGCTGCTGGCGCCGATGGCGCCCTGGGTCGAGGGTGCGGACCTGGCGCTGTGCCACCTGGAGGTGCCCGTCGCGCCCCCGGGCTCGAGGCCGAGCGGCTACCCCGTGTTCGCCTCCCCCGTCGAGATCGCGCAGGGCCTGGCGGACAACGGCTGGGACGGCTGCTCGACCGCCTCCAACCACTCGGTCGACAAGGGCTTCGCGGGTGTCGCCGCGACGCTCGACGCGCTCGACGCGGCGGGGCTCGGGCACGTCGGCACCGCGCGGACCGAGCAGGAGGCCGCCCGGCCGCAGCTGTACCGGCTCGAGCGCGCGGGCCAGGAGGTCACGGTGGCCCACATCGCGGCGACGTACGGCACCAACGGCATGCCGGTGGACGCCGACAAGCCGTGGTCGGTCACGCGCATCGACGTGCCCGCGATGGTCGCGCAGGCCAAGCAGGCACGCGCCGACGGTGCGGACGTCGTCGTCGCGAGCGTGCACTGCTGCACCGAGTACCAGACCCCGCCCACGGCCGAGCAGGAGCAGGTGGCTCAGCAGCTGGCGGACTCGGGCGAGATCGACCTGTACATCGGCCACCACGCGCACGTGCCGCAGCCGATCGTGCACCTGGACGGCGGACCCGACGGGTCGGGCATGTGGGTCGCGTACGGGCTGGGCAACTTCCTGTCCAACCAGGACGGCGACTGCTGCACGCCCAAGACCGACTCGGGCGTGCTGCTGACCGCGCACCTGAGCAGTCCGGGCGCGTTCGCCGCCGACGGACGCGAGGCCGGGCCGGTCCGCGTCACGGGCGTCGAGTGGACCCCCATCACGGTCGACCGCCTGGGTGGGCACGTCGTGCACGCGCTCACGGACGTCGTCGACGGCGCCGGCACGCTGTCGGCGCGCGACGCCGAGCAGCGCACGGGCCGCGTCACCGAGGCGGTGGGCACCGCGGCCCCGCTGCGCCGCACCCCCGGTGAGCCGACGGGCCCCGCACCCGAGGTCGTCGGGCGGCCGAACGGCTGA
- a CDS encoding ribonuclease J, translated as MSHPHPELTTPPPLPEGALRVVALGGLGEVGRNMAVLEYAGRLLVIDCGVLFPEDHQPGVDLILPDFDYIRDRLDDIEAIVLTHGHEDHIGAVPYLLRLRADIPLIGSQLTLAFVEAKLKEHRIAPVTLAVKEGQTERLGVFECEFVAVNHSIPDALAVAVTTGAGTVLHTGDFKMDQLPLDGRITDLRAFARLGEKGVDLFMVDSTNAEVPGFVAPERGIGPVLDGVFADSQKRIIVASFASHVHRVQQVLDAAAAHGRRVALVGRSMVRNMAIAADLGYLKVPADVLVDLKQVEGLPDDEVVLMCTGSQGEPMAALSRMANNDHKVSVGHGDTVILASSLIPGNENAVFRVINGLTRLGARVVHSGNAKVHVSGHASAGELLYCYNILRPRNVMPVHGEVRHLVANAALAVQTGVPADRVVLAEDGVVIDLVDGRASVVGAVPCGYVYVDGSSVGGITEAELKDRRILGDEGFISIFAVVSSADGKVLAGPQIHARGFAEQDDVFEAILPELTSALEAAIAQGATDTHQLQQVMRRIVGRWVSGRLRRRPMIIPVVIEA; from the coding sequence TTGAGCCACCCGCACCCCGAGCTGACCACCCCGCCGCCGCTGCCCGAGGGGGCGCTGCGCGTCGTCGCCCTCGGCGGGCTCGGCGAGGTCGGCCGCAACATGGCCGTGCTCGAGTACGCCGGCCGCCTGCTCGTCATCGACTGCGGGGTCCTGTTCCCCGAGGACCACCAGCCGGGCGTCGACCTGATCCTGCCGGACTTCGACTACATCCGGGACCGTCTGGACGACATCGAGGCGATCGTCCTGACGCACGGGCACGAGGACCACATCGGTGCGGTGCCGTACCTGCTGCGCCTGCGCGCGGACATCCCGCTGATCGGCTCGCAGCTCACGCTCGCGTTCGTCGAGGCCAAGCTCAAGGAGCACCGCATCGCGCCCGTGACGCTCGCCGTCAAGGAGGGGCAGACCGAGCGGCTCGGGGTGTTCGAGTGCGAGTTCGTCGCCGTGAACCACTCGATCCCGGACGCGCTCGCGGTCGCCGTGACCACGGGTGCCGGGACCGTGCTGCACACGGGTGACTTCAAGATGGACCAGCTGCCGCTCGACGGGCGCATCACCGACCTGCGCGCGTTCGCCCGCCTCGGGGAGAAGGGCGTCGACCTGTTCATGGTCGACTCCACGAACGCCGAGGTGCCGGGCTTCGTCGCACCCGAGCGCGGTATCGGGCCCGTGCTCGACGGCGTGTTCGCCGACTCCCAGAAGCGGATCATCGTCGCGTCGTTCGCGTCCCACGTGCACCGCGTGCAGCAGGTCCTCGACGCGGCCGCCGCGCACGGGCGACGGGTGGCGCTGGTCGGCCGCTCGATGGTCCGCAACATGGCGATCGCCGCGGACCTGGGCTACCTCAAGGTGCCGGCCGACGTGCTCGTCGACCTCAAGCAGGTCGAGGGCCTGCCCGACGACGAGGTCGTCCTCATGTGCACCGGCTCGCAGGGCGAGCCGATGGCCGCGCTGTCCCGCATGGCGAACAACGACCACAAGGTCTCGGTCGGGCACGGCGACACCGTGATCCTGGCCTCGTCGCTCATCCCGGGGAACGAGAACGCGGTGTTCCGCGTGATCAACGGCCTGACGCGCCTCGGTGCGCGCGTGGTGCACTCCGGCAACGCCAAGGTGCACGTCTCGGGGCACGCGTCGGCCGGCGAGCTCCTGTACTGCTACAACATCCTGCGCCCGCGCAACGTCATGCCCGTGCACGGCGAGGTGCGTCACCTGGTGGCGAACGCCGCGCTCGCGGTGCAGACCGGTGTGCCCGCCGACCGCGTGGTGCTCGCCGAGGACGGCGTGGTCATCGACCTGGTCGACGGACGCGCGTCCGTCGTCGGTGCCGTGCCCTGCGGGTACGTGTACGTGGACGGGTCCAGCGTCGGCGGCATCACCGAGGCCGAGCTCAAGGACCGGCGGATCCTGGGCGACGAGGGCTTCATCTCGATCTTCGCCGTGGTGTCCTCGGCCGACGGCAAGGTGCTCGCGGGTCCGCAGATCCACGCGCGCGGCTTCGCGGAGCAGGACGACGTGTTCGAGGCGATCCTGCCCGAGCTCACGAGCGCGCTCGAGGCCGCGATCGCGCAGGGCGCCACGGACACGCATCAGCTCCAGCAGGTCATGCGCCGCATCGTGGGCCGCTGGGTCTCGGGCAGGCTGCGCCGCCGCCCGATGATCATCCCCGTCGTCATCGAGGCCTGA
- a CDS encoding dihydrofolate reductase gives MTAVPAAAPRVALVWAQSPRGVIGRDGALPWHIPEDLAHFKALTAGHPVVMGRATWESLPPRSRPLPGRTNVVLSRTAGLELPGASVATGLDDALALAAAAAGGDEIWVVGGGAVYALALPRADRIEVTVVDDDVDGDTCAPHLPPAQWRLTAVDPAAGWHTSTRGARYRFQSYRRR, from the coding sequence ATGACCGCCGTGCCGGCCGCAGCGCCCCGCGTCGCGCTCGTGTGGGCGCAGAGCCCGCGGGGCGTGATCGGGCGCGACGGCGCGCTCCCGTGGCACATACCCGAGGACCTGGCGCACTTCAAGGCGCTCACGGCGGGTCACCCCGTGGTGATGGGACGAGCCACGTGGGAGTCGCTGCCCCCGCGGTCGCGTCCGTTGCCCGGACGCACGAACGTCGTGCTCTCGCGCACCGCGGGGCTCGAGCTGCCCGGCGCGAGCGTCGCGACGGGCCTGGACGACGCGCTCGCGCTCGCGGCCGCGGCAGCCGGGGGCGACGAGATCTGGGTGGTCGGCGGGGGAGCGGTCTACGCGCTCGCCCTGCCGCGCGCGGACCGCATCGAGGTCACCGTGGTCGACGACGACGTCGACGGGGACACGTGCGCGCCGCACCTGCCGCCCGCGCAGTGGCGCCTGACCGCGGTCGACCCGGCCGCCGGCTGGCACACCTCCACGCGTGGCGCGCGCTACCGGTTCCAGTCCTACCGCCGCCGCTGA
- a CDS encoding putative bifunctional diguanylate cyclase/phosphodiesterase has translation MTAPAAPPGSRTPSWAGVVDAVTTADATFGLVSLVIAVIAILALIAVLVLLGRQRREVRRANDLLDLSRELRHRYDALQAVTKEGVLVVSLGGSVLDISERAAAILGVEHDASVGRHLTDLPVVLVNEQGLSMNPAAVLGYRTGRAGYTVDSQLVGVLLPGAPGGGSQARMVQVASQLVAAADGDAPAVLTTLVDVTGSRQVEAALSRSEMQFRVAMENAPIGMALVDLDWHVVEANAALAELLGTTVEALRGYPMEALGTPESRASERLEVDRLLGGGQHRFSIEKRYQRADDHLVWVVLDAALVRTASGEPDHFVVQVRDSTESRLQAEMLTHRAMHDPLTGLANRTLLQEVLQSVLEQPGVVDRVAVLACDLDGFKEINDRYGHAAGDEVLVHVAGVLRAATARRGTVARLGGDEFVVVVQDIDGPKAVFEVAAAIHAGLAEPVRVARRRLPVAASIGIALAEPDTIQGGAPTLLAAADAALYKAKAAGRGRTEVYDQSMAKSSSVDLLRELSEALDADELVVHYQPIVDLADTRVVGYEALVRWQHPYRGLLLPAAFLPLAQEAGLAVPLGQFVATKVAEFVASSPDRTTWVSVNVSADQLGDGEFATTLLAEISRHRLMAGRIVVELTESSLVASGTRIRHELTQLSAAGVPILLDDFGTGVSPLSYLRDLPVAGVKLDMSFTSGIPDDPTAGKVVRALGALARELAMVTIAEGIEHAEQAEYLHRNGWRYGQGWLYGGAQPASATLGAAPPATGLAPRSA, from the coding sequence GTGACCGCGCCGGCGGCCCCGCCCGGTTCGCGCACCCCGTCGTGGGCGGGCGTCGTCGACGCGGTGACGACCGCCGACGCGACGTTCGGGCTGGTCTCCCTGGTGATCGCCGTCATCGCGATCCTCGCGCTGATCGCGGTCCTGGTGCTGCTCGGTCGGCAGCGTCGGGAGGTGCGGCGCGCCAACGACCTGCTCGACCTGTCGCGTGAGCTCCGCCACCGGTACGACGCGCTGCAGGCCGTGACCAAGGAGGGCGTGCTGGTCGTCTCGCTGGGCGGCTCGGTGCTCGACATCTCGGAGCGTGCGGCGGCGATCCTCGGCGTCGAGCACGACGCGTCGGTGGGCCGGCACCTGACCGACCTGCCGGTGGTGCTGGTCAACGAGCAGGGCCTGTCCATGAACCCGGCGGCGGTGCTCGGGTACCGCACGGGCCGCGCGGGCTACACGGTCGACTCCCAGCTCGTCGGGGTCCTGCTGCCGGGGGCGCCGGGCGGCGGGTCGCAGGCGCGCATGGTGCAGGTCGCGAGCCAGCTCGTCGCGGCCGCGGACGGTGACGCTCCCGCGGTGCTGACGACGCTCGTGGACGTCACGGGCAGCAGGCAGGTGGAGGCGGCGCTCTCGCGCTCGGAGATGCAGTTCCGGGTCGCGATGGAGAACGCGCCGATCGGCATGGCCCTCGTGGACCTCGACTGGCACGTGGTCGAGGCGAACGCCGCGCTCGCCGAGCTCCTGGGCACCACGGTCGAGGCGCTGCGCGGGTACCCGATGGAGGCGCTCGGCACTCCGGAGTCGCGTGCGAGCGAGCGCCTCGAGGTGGACCGGCTCCTGGGCGGCGGGCAGCACCGGTTCTCGATCGAGAAGCGCTACCAGCGCGCCGACGACCACCTGGTGTGGGTGGTGCTGGACGCGGCGCTGGTGCGGACCGCGTCGGGCGAGCCCGACCACTTCGTCGTCCAGGTCCGTGACTCGACCGAGTCGCGGCTGCAGGCGGAGATGCTGACGCACCGCGCGATGCACGACCCGCTCACGGGGCTGGCGAACCGCACGCTCCTGCAGGAGGTGCTGCAGTCGGTGCTCGAGCAGCCGGGCGTGGTGGACCGCGTCGCGGTGCTCGCGTGCGACCTGGACGGCTTCAAGGAGATCAACGACCGGTACGGGCACGCCGCGGGCGACGAGGTGCTCGTGCACGTCGCGGGCGTGCTGCGCGCGGCGACCGCGCGGCGCGGCACCGTCGCGCGGCTCGGCGGCGACGAGTTCGTGGTCGTGGTGCAGGACATCGACGGACCCAAGGCGGTCTTCGAGGTCGCGGCGGCGATCCACGCGGGCCTGGCCGAGCCCGTGCGCGTGGCGCGGCGCCGCCTGCCCGTGGCCGCGAGCATCGGCATCGCGCTCGCGGAGCCGGACACGATCCAGGGCGGTGCACCCACGCTGCTCGCGGCGGCCGACGCCGCGCTCTACAAGGCCAAGGCCGCCGGGCGCGGGCGGACCGAGGTCTACGACCAGTCCATGGCGAAGTCCTCGAGCGTCGACCTGCTGCGCGAGCTGAGCGAGGCGCTCGACGCCGACGAGCTCGTGGTGCACTACCAGCCGATCGTCGACCTGGCCGACACGCGCGTCGTCGGGTACGAGGCGCTCGTGCGCTGGCAGCACCCGTACCGCGGGCTCCTGCTGCCCGCGGCGTTCCTGCCGCTCGCGCAGGAGGCCGGGCTCGCGGTGCCGCTCGGGCAGTTCGTCGCGACGAAGGTCGCCGAGTTCGTCGCGTCGTCCCCCGACCGCACCACCTGGGTGTCGGTCAACGTGTCCGCCGACCAGCTCGGGGACGGGGAGTTCGCCACGACGCTGCTCGCGGAGATCTCCCGGCACCGGCTCATGGCGGGCCGCATCGTCGTCGAGCTGACCGAGTCCTCGCTCGTGGCGTCGGGCACGCGCATCCGCCACGAGCTCACGCAGCTCTCCGCCGCGGGTGTGCCGATCCTTCTCGACGACTTCGGCACGGGCGTCTCGCCGCTGTCCTACCTGCGCGACCTGCCCGTCGCGGGCGTCAAGCTGGACATGTCGTTCACGTCCGGGATCCCCGACGACCCCACGGCGGGCAAGGTGGTGCGTGCCCTGGGTGCGCTCGCGCGGGAGCTCGCGATGGTCACGATCGCCGAGGGCATCGAGCACGCCGAGCAGGCCGAGTACCTGCACCGCAACGGGTGGCGGTACGGGCAGGGCTGGTTGTACGGGGGAGCGCAGCCCGCGTCGGCGACGCTCGGGGCCGCGCCCCCGGCCACCGGTCTCGCGCCCCGCTCGGCCTGA
- the dapA gene encoding 4-hydroxy-tetrahydrodipicolinate synthase, which translates to MPQVTSSTRPFGAVLSAMVTPFTPDGGLDLETAVALARHLVDHGHDGIVLNGTTGEAPTTHAPEKAELIAAVVEAVGDRAFVVAGAGSNDTLHAVRMAEQAAEAGAHGLLVVSPYYSRPSQPGIVAHVRAVLDATELPTMLYDVPGRAGVRLADATVEELASDERVVAVKDATGDSVNAARLIERTGLAWYCGDDGLLPQFLSVGATGVVGVATHVVGPHVARLVAAWDRGDTAAVLAGYRAILPVVTALNGPGFQAVYAKAALEALGMLPRRTVRLPYVPASDEEVAGLRGVLRTAGLLDPALT; encoded by the coding sequence ATGCCGCAGGTGACGTCCAGCACGCGACCGTTCGGGGCCGTGCTGTCCGCGATGGTCACGCCCTTCACGCCCGACGGCGGGCTCGACCTCGAGACCGCGGTCGCGCTGGCCCGTCACCTCGTGGACCACGGCCATGACGGCATCGTCCTGAACGGCACCACGGGTGAGGCGCCCACCACGCACGCACCCGAGAAGGCCGAGCTCATCGCGGCCGTCGTCGAGGCCGTGGGCGACCGCGCGTTCGTCGTGGCCGGCGCCGGGTCCAACGACACGCTGCACGCGGTGCGCATGGCCGAGCAGGCCGCGGAGGCCGGTGCGCACGGCCTGCTCGTCGTCAGCCCCTACTACTCGCGGCCGTCGCAGCCCGGGATCGTCGCGCACGTGCGCGCGGTGCTGGACGCGACCGAGCTGCCGACGATGCTGTACGACGTCCCGGGCCGCGCGGGCGTGCGCCTGGCGGACGCCACGGTCGAGGAGCTCGCGTCCGACGAGCGCGTCGTGGCCGTCAAGGACGCCACGGGTGACTCGGTGAACGCCGCACGCCTGATCGAGCGCACGGGCCTGGCCTGGTACTGCGGCGACGACGGTCTGCTGCCGCAGTTCCTGTCCGTCGGCGCCACGGGCGTCGTCGGGGTCGCGACCCACGTCGTCGGCCCGCACGTCGCACGCCTCGTCGCGGCGTGGGACCGGGGCGACACCGCCGCGGTGCTCGCGGGGTACCGCGCCATCCTTCCCGTCGTCACCGCCCTCAACGGCCCGGGCTTCCAGGCCGTGTACGCCAAGGCGGCTCTCGAGGCGCTCGGCATGCTGCCGCGACGCACCGTCCGCCTGCCCTACGTCCCCGCCTCCGACGAGGAGGTCGCCGGCCTGCGCGGGGTGCTGCGCACGGCCGGCCTGCTCGACCCCGCGCTCACCTGA